The following coding sequences are from one Desulfosporosinus orientis DSM 765 window:
- the sigE gene encoding RNA polymerase sporulation sigma factor SigE, whose protein sequence is MKWWSNVQGKAKCLWAMLFQKIFGVSGIYYVGSSEALPPPLNSDEEVVLLERLEMGDGSIRDILIERNLRLVVYIARKFENTGIGIEDLVSIGTIGLIKAVNTFDPQKKIKLATYASRCIENEILMYLRRNNKTRSEVSFDEPLNIDWDGNELLLSDVLGTENDIISKPIEEQVDRQLLHLAMGRLTSREKIIMELRFGLDDGVEKTQKEVADRLGISQSYISRLEKRIIRRLRKEFCRLE, encoded by the coding sequence ATGAAGTGGTGGAGTAATGTTCAAGGTAAGGCTAAATGTCTTTGGGCTATGCTTTTTCAAAAAATCTTTGGAGTTAGTGGGATTTATTATGTTGGAAGCAGTGAAGCCCTACCGCCACCACTTAACTCAGATGAAGAAGTAGTTCTTTTAGAACGCTTGGAAATGGGAGATGGCTCAATTCGGGACATTTTGATTGAACGCAACCTGCGTCTTGTGGTTTACATAGCCCGAAAATTCGAGAATACAGGGATTGGAATTGAAGATTTGGTGTCCATAGGCACCATCGGCTTAATCAAAGCGGTTAATACCTTTGATCCTCAGAAAAAAATTAAGCTGGCCACTTATGCATCTCGATGCATTGAAAATGAAATTTTGATGTACCTTAGACGTAATAATAAAACTCGTTCAGAAGTGTCCTTTGATGAACCATTAAACATTGATTGGGATGGAAACGAACTTTTGCTATCAGATGTTCTTGGTACAGAAAATGACATTATCTCTAAGCCTATTGAGGAACAGGTTGATCGTCAGCTCTTGCATTTAGCTATGGGGAGGCTGACCAGCAGAGAAAAAATCATAATGGAATTAAGGTTTGGTTTGGATGATGGGGTGGAAAAAACTCAAAAAGAGGTAGCTGACCGATTAGGGATCTCACAGTCCTATATTTCTCGTCTCGAAAAAAGAATCATACGCAGATTGCGTAAAGAATTTTGCCGATTGGAATAA
- a CDS encoding sigma-E processing peptidase SpoIIGA: protein MSAAETYLDLVILINGGMDALVLVLLGKLLHLPSRPMRIITAALVGEIPVLLACYSISPWTTISKWLIPFLMVIVAYPTKRPGTFLKALVGFWLLSAGLGGFMYGLWGWTKFDDGLEKENLILIVHDLWVLPLGALLWWLLQNFWQRWQERKAMLERTIYDLEICFGGEENGTVHIKALLDTGNDLRDPLTGSPVILLEEEAAAKAIPASVKAFMDIPWKDCPDPWPLLWKLNPNLIKRLVFIPFQTIDAKSWLLGIRPEHVTFCESKESRQIHATVALVKQVLSLEGEYQALLHPEHVQKGGDG, encoded by the coding sequence ATGAGCGCTGCAGAGACTTATCTCGATCTGGTTATTCTCATCAATGGAGGAATGGATGCTCTTGTGCTGGTCCTTCTTGGCAAGCTTCTGCACCTCCCCAGCAGGCCTATGAGAATAATAACAGCGGCTTTAGTTGGTGAAATTCCTGTACTATTAGCCTGTTATTCTATTTCGCCGTGGACCACGATAAGCAAATGGCTGATTCCGTTTTTAATGGTTATTGTCGCTTATCCTACTAAGAGGCCGGGGACATTCCTTAAAGCATTGGTGGGTTTTTGGCTTCTATCAGCAGGATTAGGCGGATTTATGTATGGATTATGGGGGTGGACGAAATTTGATGACGGACTAGAGAAGGAGAATTTAATCCTAATTGTGCATGATCTTTGGGTTCTCCCTCTAGGGGCTTTGCTTTGGTGGCTATTGCAGAATTTTTGGCAGCGTTGGCAGGAAAGAAAGGCTATGCTGGAAAGAACGATTTATGACTTGGAAATTTGTTTTGGCGGAGAAGAAAACGGGACTGTACACATTAAGGCATTATTGGATACTGGAAATGATTTGCGAGATCCTTTAACTGGGTCCCCGGTAATTCTTTTGGAAGAGGAAGCTGCTGCAAAGGCGATACCTGCAAGTGTCAAAGCATTCATGGACATTCCCTGGAAGGATTGTCCGGACCCTTGGCCCTTGCTATGGAAGCTCAACCCCAACTTGATAAAGCGCCTTGTTTTTATACCTTTTCAAACGATTGATGCCAAAAGCTGGCTGCTTGGGATAAGGCCTGAACATGTAACATTTTGTGAGAGCAAAGAGTCTCGGCAAATTCATGCTACAGTGGCGCTCGTCAAGCAAGTGTTAAGCTTAGAGGGTGAATACCAAGCGTTACTACACCCAGAACATGTGCAGAAAGGTGGAGATGGATAA
- the pgeF gene encoding peptidoglycan editing factor PgeF: MTWQWQHTENLTYLTVLKWVSEGIDIGFSTRLGGESSFPYDSFNLGLHVGDDSETVLKNRKDWFNLWGVPWNKVVVGEQVHGNHVSWVKDQDGGRGAKELVTAVSAVDGLITQNAIGLMAFFADCVPLYFYYPDIKAVGIAHAGWKGTVNKIGQMAIECFEEAGGRTEKAWVAIGPSIGPCCYSIDERVAEQFRSNFEKTPFLFPQEDGHYFLDLWEANRVLLLEKGIRPENIDIAAICTADNPKWFYSHRRDGALTGRMAGWIRMRKSR; the protein is encoded by the coding sequence ATGACTTGGCAGTGGCAGCATACTGAAAACTTAACCTACTTAACTGTGTTAAAATGGGTAAGTGAGGGTATCGATATAGGATTTTCCACCCGCTTAGGTGGAGAAAGCTCATTTCCTTATGATAGTTTTAATTTAGGTCTTCATGTTGGAGATGATTCTGAGACAGTTTTAAAAAATCGAAAAGATTGGTTTAATCTATGGGGAGTTCCTTGGAATAAGGTTGTAGTCGGGGAACAAGTTCACGGCAATCATGTTTCATGGGTCAAAGATCAAGATGGGGGACGAGGAGCCAAAGAATTAGTAACGGCAGTTTCCGCTGTGGATGGGCTAATAACGCAAAATGCAATTGGATTGATGGCTTTTTTTGCTGATTGTGTTCCCCTTTATTTTTATTATCCGGATATTAAGGCGGTAGGAATAGCTCACGCCGGCTGGAAGGGAACTGTCAACAAAATTGGTCAAATGGCCATAGAATGTTTCGAAGAAGCTGGCGGGAGAACTGAAAAGGCTTGGGTTGCCATAGGTCCAAGCATAGGACCTTGTTGTTATTCCATTGATGAACGAGTAGCCGAGCAATTCCGATCCAATTTTGAAAAAACTCCGTTTCTTTTTCCGCAAGAGGATGGACACTACTTCCTTGATTTATGGGAAGCTAATCGAGTGCTCCTCTTGGAAAAAGGAATTCGACCTGAAAATATCGATATCGCTGCAATATGTACTGCTGATAATCCTAAATGGTTTTACTCTCATCGTCGAGATGGTGCTCTAACAGGGCGAATGGCCGGCTGGATCAGGATGCGAAAGTCGAGGTAA
- the ftsZ gene encoding cell division protein FtsZ, with the protein MLEFDTELNQCAEIKVIGVGGGGNNAVNRMITAGLQGVEFVTVNTDSQALQLSRASEKVQIGIKLTKGLGAGANPEIGAKAAEESREELAKVLKGADMVFVTAGMGGGTGTGAAPIVAEVAKEMGALTVGVVTRPFTFEGRKRAMQAEKGIAELKSKVDTLITIPNDRLLQVVDKHTTIHEAFRIADDVLRQGVQGISDLIAVPGLINLDFADVKTIMSNTGSALMGIGQATGENRAADAARKAISSPLLETSIEGAKGVLLNITGGGNLTLFEVNEAAGIIAEAADPEANIIFGAVIDDDLKEEIRVTVIATGFDQQWVGFGGAPGKVQETIIKTVPKEGDVDIPEFLRRRR; encoded by the coding sequence ATGCTGGAATTTGATACAGAATTAAACCAATGTGCGGAGATTAAGGTTATTGGTGTTGGCGGTGGCGGAAACAATGCGGTCAATCGTATGATTACCGCTGGATTACAAGGGGTGGAGTTTGTTACTGTAAATACCGATTCTCAAGCTTTACAACTCTCTCGTGCAAGTGAAAAGGTTCAAATTGGGATAAAGCTGACCAAAGGGTTGGGTGCAGGTGCTAACCCGGAAATAGGTGCAAAAGCAGCGGAGGAATCCCGTGAAGAATTGGCAAAGGTACTGAAAGGTGCTGACATGGTTTTCGTTACTGCTGGTATGGGTGGGGGAACAGGTACCGGAGCAGCGCCTATAGTGGCAGAAGTAGCAAAAGAAATGGGCGCCCTGACTGTGGGAGTGGTTACTCGTCCGTTTACTTTCGAAGGACGTAAACGAGCTATGCAGGCAGAAAAGGGAATTGCTGAACTAAAGAGTAAAGTTGATACACTGATTACTATTCCCAATGATCGTTTGCTGCAAGTTGTGGACAAGCATACAACCATTCACGAAGCCTTTAGGATTGCGGATGATGTCTTGCGGCAAGGGGTACAAGGTATCTCAGATTTAATTGCAGTGCCTGGCTTGATAAATTTAGATTTTGCGGATGTTAAGACTATTATGTCGAATACGGGTTCTGCGTTAATGGGTATTGGTCAGGCTACTGGTGAAAATCGTGCTGCAGATGCAGCCAGAAAGGCTATCTCCAGTCCGTTGTTGGAAACATCTATTGAAGGAGCTAAAGGTGTGCTGCTCAATATCACTGGAGGCGGAAATCTGACGTTGTTTGAAGTGAATGAAGCAGCTGGGATTATTGCAGAAGCTGCTGACCCTGAGGCTAATATTATTTTTGGCGCGGTTATTGATGACGATCTTAAAGAAGAAATTAGGGTTACTGTCATTGCCACTGGATTTGACCAGCAATGGGTTGGTTTTGGCGGAGCTCCCGGTAAGGTTCAGGAAACAATAATTAAAACCGTACCTAAAGAGGGAGATGTTGATATACCGGAATTTCTCAGGCGCCGTCGCTAG
- a CDS encoding YlmC/YmxH family sporulation protein, translated as MRVSDLRLLDIVNVKDGRRLGPIKDLDLDLERGVVKGIIVPGPSRSWGLFGGGKTEDFFVPWDHVKKIGVDVILVDVNDLPEFNIESDDRR; from the coding sequence ATGAGGGTTTCAGATTTACGATTATTAGATATTGTTAATGTAAAGGATGGGCGAAGGCTAGGACCCATTAAAGACCTGGATCTTGACCTGGAACGGGGTGTGGTCAAAGGGATTATCGTTCCGGGACCCTCCCGAAGCTGGGGGCTTTTTGGGGGCGGAAAGACAGAAGACTTTTTTGTTCCTTGGGATCATGTAAAAAAAATAGGAGTTGACGTTATTTTAGTGGATGTCAATGACTTGCCTGAATTTAATATTGAGTCGGATGATCGGCGATAA
- a CDS encoding methyl-accepting chemotaxis protein → MSRTVTVSSIQKKSGLETISRIAKEIEGILARSEWENAREAIREAIDRNLENNEFLLLVDLKGLALVHSNRMREGLLFNNEIELRAAQCSQPITQIYHRNTGEVLLDAACPVIVKGEHVYTVRLGIPLHKIRLTKQFLAGAFPLILLGGAWITLSSFSQVSISLTLAALLMQILYALWLKNKVSGALNETFKVTKAIAKGNLKVLAKSYTNDELGNLSYEVNKVSLGMKSIIMDLASFSERAQNMSRTQASHAQLSAENQETLAATFEEFSAGASDQIQGMKESQKQVDEIQAASQSILTSTQEVLSLTTSAKSTSEEGTLSVNKAIREMGLIYEVTEQANHSIHKLAELAQKIGDIISVINGISEQTNLLALNAAIEAARAGEHGKGFAVVAEEVRKLADSSASSSQQIMELISGVQGMVKTTVEKISQGMIEVNQGKEVIEKAGNAIASLDEVIKATSDKVETNLQNADRMLNQSKLLAETQRQATSIAAQFAEGATQAATTVEQQMTSTQEIADISSELAKTSSYLHEIIRRFEW, encoded by the coding sequence TTGTCAAGAACAGTAACCGTAAGTTCAATACAAAAAAAAAGTGGTTTAGAGACCATTTCTCGGATTGCTAAAGAAATTGAGGGCATCCTCGCTCGATCGGAATGGGAAAATGCTCGAGAAGCAATAAGAGAAGCCATTGATCGTAACCTTGAAAACAATGAATTTTTATTACTTGTTGATTTAAAGGGTCTGGCTTTAGTTCACTCTAACCGCATGCGAGAAGGTCTTCTTTTTAACAATGAGATTGAGCTAAGAGCTGCTCAGTGCTCTCAACCCATTACCCAGATCTATCATCGCAATACCGGAGAAGTCTTACTTGATGCTGCATGTCCGGTCATAGTTAAGGGTGAACATGTTTATACCGTGCGTTTAGGTATACCTCTGCACAAGATCCGGCTTACCAAGCAATTCTTGGCAGGGGCATTTCCCCTCATCCTTCTTGGTGGAGCATGGATTACTCTCAGCTCATTTTCCCAGGTTTCTATCTCATTAACATTGGCTGCTCTCCTTATGCAAATTCTCTATGCTTTATGGTTGAAAAACAAGGTTTCAGGTGCTCTGAACGAAACATTTAAAGTGACAAAAGCAATAGCTAAAGGAAATTTGAAAGTATTAGCCAAATCTTATACGAATGACGAATTAGGAAACTTATCCTACGAGGTAAACAAGGTATCTCTCGGTATGAAAAGTATTATCATGGATTTAGCATCTTTTTCCGAACGAGCTCAAAATATGAGCAGAACTCAAGCCTCACATGCCCAACTGTCTGCTGAAAATCAGGAAACCTTGGCCGCTACTTTTGAAGAATTTAGTGCAGGTGCTTCAGATCAAATTCAGGGTATGAAAGAGTCCCAAAAACAAGTCGATGAAATTCAAGCAGCTTCTCAGAGCATCTTAACAAGTACACAGGAAGTCCTCTCTTTGACAACATCCGCCAAATCAACTAGCGAAGAGGGAACTTTGTCAGTAAATAAAGCCATTCGTGAAATGGGCCTTATTTATGAAGTAACCGAGCAAGCCAATCATTCTATTCACAAATTGGCTGAGCTTGCTCAGAAAATTGGGGATATCATTTCTGTTATTAATGGTATCTCCGAGCAAACCAATTTGTTAGCTTTAAATGCTGCAATTGAAGCTGCCCGAGCAGGCGAGCATGGTAAGGGATTTGCCGTTGTCGCCGAGGAAGTCCGAAAACTGGCTGATAGTTCCGCCAGTTCTTCTCAGCAAATAATGGAGCTTATTTCCGGAGTCCAGGGAATGGTTAAAACCACCGTAGAAAAGATCAGCCAAGGCATGATTGAAGTAAATCAAGGAAAGGAGGTCATTGAAAAAGCAGGCAATGCCATTGCTTCTTTAGACGAAGTGATTAAAGCAACATCCGATAAAGTAGAAACCAACCTGCAAAATGCCGACCGAATGCTAAATCAAAGTAAACTTTTAGCCGAAACACAGCGCCAGGCTACATCTATCGCGGCTCAATTCGCTGAAGGGGCTACTCAGGCTGCAACAACTGTCGAACAACAAATGACCTCAACCCAAGAAATCGCCGACATCTCTTCGGAATTAGCGAAAACATCCTCCTACTTACATGAAATCATTCGGCGTTTCGAATGGTAA
- the sigG gene encoding RNA polymerase sporulation sigma factor SigG — protein sequence MALNKVEICGVNTSKLPVLSSAKMKELFVIYQAGNRSARDKLIHGNLRLVLSVIQRFTNRGEYVDDLFQVGCIGLMKAIDNFDLGQNVKFSTYAVPMIIGEIRRYLRDNNPIRVSRSLRDIAYKALQVRDQLVSERSCEPTVAEIANKLSLPREDVVFALDAIQEPISLFEPIYHDGGDPIFVMDQIGDDKQTDTGWVEGLAVREALRRLSEREKLILSLRFFQGKTQMEVADEIGISQAQVSRLEKAAMQHMRKYV from the coding sequence TTGGCATTGAATAAAGTAGAGATTTGTGGAGTAAATACCTCAAAGCTGCCTGTGTTATCTAGCGCAAAAATGAAAGAGTTATTTGTAATTTACCAAGCTGGAAATCGCAGTGCCCGAGACAAACTAATCCATGGGAATCTCCGCCTTGTTCTTAGCGTGATTCAGCGGTTTACGAATCGAGGAGAATATGTGGATGATCTTTTTCAAGTTGGCTGTATCGGGTTAATGAAAGCCATTGATAATTTCGATCTTGGTCAGAATGTTAAGTTCTCAACTTATGCTGTTCCTATGATTATCGGAGAAATTCGCCGCTATTTACGAGACAATAATCCGATACGGGTGAGCAGATCCCTGCGCGATATTGCCTACAAGGCACTTCAAGTAAGAGATCAGTTAGTAAGTGAACGGTCATGTGAGCCAACCGTTGCCGAAATAGCGAACAAATTGTCTTTGCCTAGGGAAGATGTTGTTTTTGCCCTTGACGCAATTCAAGAACCTATTTCTTTATTTGAGCCTATTTATCATGATGGCGGAGATCCTATCTTCGTGATGGATCAAATTGGAGACGACAAGCAAACGGATACGGGATGGGTCGAAGGACTTGCAGTGCGAGAAGCTTTGCGCCGTCTGAGTGAACGGGAGAAACTCATCTTGTCTTTGCGCTTTTTCCAAGGGAAAACTCAAATGGAAGTTGCGGATGAGATTGGAATATCTCAGGCACAGGTTTCTCGCCTGGAGAAAGCAGCTATGCAGCATATGCGTAAGTATGTATAA
- a CDS encoding HelD family protein has protein sequence MDSYRQNYQEEAIYLRETVNYLSNVLGMEQNELAASKKNLIDVRKEMWESAVHVVTEYEDFWDMQQYLTEVTVQTANVSSDSKRLKKYQKMINSPYFGRFDFSEEGFQEKEKIYIGLHNLVDKDTQKVYVYDWRAPIASIFYRFELGTAEYETPVGMSRGKVSLKRQYKIKNSKLKYFFDCSVRITDEMLQEVLSQNASVKMRNIVETIQKEQDVIIRDRDNELLIVQGVAGSGKTSIALHRIAFLLYEGLNSNLHAHQVMVVSPHSIFTNYIESVLPELGEENVEQTTFDSITEEILNHRFGTDTRENNLETLIQSRVHNEGSIKKESINFKGSMDFKRILDRLLWYYAHHLIEFEDVYYNGIFLNTRQQLKNRFLKNDIGIPMAKQLKKIETMLLDKVHPLQRQRLNRLEKIVERSEGHEFEIKSYSRWLSIKQAGNFLRQIQRFTKVDYWDLYKTLFTTPGLMTKLAKEIQLPETIESIISMTVQELQKGQVSYEDYPALLYLNLKVNGSDWFSGIKQVVIDEAQDYSLIQYEVFKLLFKNANYTVLGDIQQTIEKEADESLYEDIAAVLAKQTMVQLRLNKGYRSTYEINRFTQGLLGISRLNDSFERHGKEPKVIYENSIVKIDRGIIQSVSDFLEFGYESVAVICKTQEEAFQLHSRLSKSIPITLIKPQTKAIVKGALVIPSYMAKGLEFDAVIVYGGEESNYSSLMDKKLLYIACSRALHQLVVYFLNYPEKLNLKNTQKPF, from the coding sequence ATGGATAGTTACCGGCAAAACTACCAAGAAGAAGCAATCTATCTCCGTGAAACAGTAAACTATCTTTCAAATGTTCTGGGGATGGAGCAGAATGAATTAGCAGCTTCTAAAAAGAACTTAATCGATGTACGAAAAGAAATGTGGGAAAGCGCAGTTCATGTAGTAACTGAATACGAAGACTTCTGGGATATGCAACAGTATCTTACAGAAGTAACGGTTCAAACTGCCAATGTCTCAAGTGATTCAAAACGCCTGAAAAAGTATCAGAAGATGATTAATTCACCCTACTTTGGTCGTTTTGATTTTAGCGAGGAAGGTTTTCAGGAAAAAGAGAAGATATATATTGGCCTCCACAATTTAGTGGATAAAGACACCCAAAAGGTATATGTGTATGATTGGCGTGCCCCTATCGCCAGTATATTTTACAGGTTTGAATTGGGTACCGCAGAATATGAAACTCCAGTGGGTATGAGTCGTGGAAAGGTATCTCTAAAAAGACAATATAAGATTAAGAATTCCAAGCTCAAATATTTTTTTGATTGCAGTGTCAGGATTACAGATGAGATGCTGCAGGAAGTACTAAGTCAAAATGCTTCTGTAAAAATGAGAAATATTGTTGAGACCATTCAGAAGGAACAAGATGTTATTATTCGGGATAGGGATAATGAGCTGTTAATTGTCCAAGGTGTGGCAGGCAGCGGCAAGACCTCTATTGCCTTGCACAGGATTGCATTTCTTCTTTATGAAGGTCTGAATTCAAATTTGCATGCCCACCAAGTTATGGTTGTTTCTCCCCATTCAATTTTCACTAACTATATCGAGAGTGTCTTACCCGAACTGGGGGAAGAAAATGTGGAACAGACCACTTTTGACAGTATCACTGAGGAAATCCTTAATCACCGATTTGGAACAGATACGAGAGAAAATAACCTTGAAACACTGATTCAGAGCAGAGTTCATAATGAAGGGAGCATAAAGAAGGAAAGCATAAATTTTAAAGGATCAATGGATTTCAAAAGGATTCTGGATCGTCTCCTTTGGTATTACGCTCACCATCTAATAGAATTTGAAGATGTCTACTATAATGGGATTTTTCTTAATACCAGGCAGCAATTAAAGAATCGGTTTTTAAAGAATGATATTGGAATTCCTATGGCTAAACAGCTTAAGAAAATTGAAACCATGCTTTTGGATAAGGTTCATCCCTTGCAAAGGCAGAGGCTTAACCGCCTTGAGAAAATTGTCGAAAGGAGTGAAGGACATGAGTTTGAAATTAAATCCTATAGCCGTTGGTTGTCAATAAAACAAGCTGGAAATTTTCTAAGGCAGATTCAAAGGTTTACCAAAGTTGACTATTGGGATTTGTATAAAACCCTCTTTACCACACCCGGGCTAATGACCAAACTGGCTAAAGAGATACAACTGCCGGAAACTATCGAGTCCATCATCTCAATGACTGTGCAGGAATTGCAAAAGGGGCAGGTTTCCTATGAAGATTACCCGGCGTTATTATATTTAAATTTAAAAGTGAACGGGAGTGATTGGTTTTCAGGCATTAAACAAGTGGTTATTGATGAAGCCCAGGATTATTCTTTAATTCAATACGAAGTATTTAAGCTATTATTTAAAAATGCCAATTACACAGTGTTAGGTGATATTCAGCAAACCATTGAAAAAGAAGCCGACGAGTCATTATATGAAGATATCGCGGCTGTCTTAGCTAAACAAACTATGGTTCAGCTCAGATTAAACAAAGGGTATCGATCCACTTATGAAATCAATCGCTTTACTCAGGGGCTGCTGGGCATATCTAGGTTGAATGATTCCTTTGAGCGTCATGGCAAAGAACCAAAGGTTATTTACGAAAATAGCATTGTCAAGATTGATCGGGGTATAATTCAGTCGGTTTCTGATTTTTTGGAATTTGGGTACGAATCTGTAGCCGTCATCTGTAAGACTCAAGAGGAGGCATTCCAGCTGCATTCCAGGCTGTCTAAATCCATACCCATCACTTTGATTAAGCCCCAAACGAAGGCGATTGTGAAAGGGGCCTTAGTGATACCATCCTATATGGCTAAGGGCTTGGAGTTCGATGCGGTAATCGTCTATGGGGGAGAAGAAAGCAATTATTCAAGCCTAATGGATAAAAAGTTGTTGTATATTGCTTGTTCACGGGCCCTTCACCAACTGGTCGTTTATTTTTTAAACTATCCTGAAAAACTTAACCTGAAAAATACCCAAAAACCATTCTAA